In a genomic window of Chitinophagales bacterium:
- a CDS encoding SprB repeat-containing protein, translated as MKKISSLCYCLLLASAIFSQNLVVNPSFEITNTNCANFGGEGFRQDLSPSWDNANSNAQGDSCSSPDLFSSCNIAFTNMPGGGMGALGFQYSRTGTRHAGFITYDALGSTYREYIQGRTSAPLVAGQKYCVSMYVSLADLVPYATNNIGVYFSNTQYMRDACTQGALINVTPQLNYGCGAITDTSENWVRLQWDYTATGGEQYFIIGNFFNNAGTVIQNTGVSPFPHTFAYYFIDDVSIVPNTCCFADVPSTASFCIFDAASNLTATTGTGTVCNANISGTWSGPGITNPSTGTFDPSVAGIGTHLVTFTLSCGFVDTVMVSVNSCTAVSVCKETNGNLTVSGGNPVYTWSYWQAATSTPITTQAQCVACGGSWLPFGGTCLAGVTPLTSCNTPAQWVQFATGVSVAPPAGKDTIRVVDNAGTTVVMNGLSTVQPCTQCATITVSVQSKQDVTCATPNSGSATFSATGATGTVTYTWSPSTGSTSATASGLAAGTYNVTVTDGNSCTGTGSVTIAAPAAPSLVLSNPVNPGCGQNNGSVSAT; from the coding sequence ATGAAAAAAATTTCTTCTCTATGTTATTGCCTATTACTGGCAAGTGCTATTTTTTCACAAAACCTTGTTGTAAATCCAAGTTTTGAAATTACCAATACCAATTGTGCCAATTTTGGCGGAGAAGGCTTTCGTCAAGATTTAAGTCCATCTTGGGATAATGCCAACTCAAATGCACAGGGCGACAGTTGCTCTTCGCCCGATTTATTTTCTTCCTGCAATATAGCGTTTACCAACATGCCTGGTGGTGGCATGGGTGCTTTGGGCTTTCAGTATTCTAGAACCGGAACTCGGCACGCAGGTTTTATTACTTACGATGCATTAGGAAGTACTTACCGAGAATATATTCAGGGAAGAACTTCTGCTCCATTGGTAGCCGGGCAAAAGTATTGCGTGTCTATGTATGTGAGTTTAGCAGATTTAGTTCCTTATGCCACCAATAATATTGGGGTGTATTTTTCTAATACACAGTACATGCGCGATGCTTGCACACAGGGAGCACTCATAAATGTTACGCCTCAATTAAATTACGGTTGTGGAGCCATTACAGATACCAGCGAAAATTGGGTGCGCTTGCAATGGGATTATACTGCCACAGGCGGAGAGCAATATTTTATTATTGGAAACTTTTTTAATAATGCAGGCACTGTAATTCAGAATACGGGAGTATCTCCTTTCCCACATACTTTTGCCTATTATTTTATTGATGATGTTAGTATCGTTCCTAATACTTGCTGCTTTGCCGATGTGCCAAGCACGGCTTCGTTCTGTATTTTCGATGCGGCTTCTAACTTAACGGCTACCACCGGAACGGGAACTGTGTGTAATGCCAACATATCCGGAACATGGAGTGGACCTGGTATTACCAATCCAAGTACGGGTACTTTTGATCCATCTGTTGCAGGAATTGGAACACACCTTGTTACGTTCACACTTTCGTGTGGGTTTGTAGATACTGTAATGGTTTCGGTAAATAGTTGTACTGCGGTTTCTGTATGTAAAGAAACCAATGGTAACTTAACTGTGAGTGGTGGCAACCCGGTTTACACTTGGTCTTATTGGCAAGCTGCTACTTCTACACCTATTACTACTCAGGCTCAGTGCGTAGCATGTGGCGGTTCTTGGTTGCCTTTTGGTGGTACTTGTTTAGCAGGAGTTACACCGCTTACTTCGTGTAATACACCCGCGCAATGGGTGCAATTTGCCACAGGTGTTTCGGTAGCACCTCCTGCCGGAAAAGATACCATTAGAGTAGTGGATAATGCAGGAACTACTGTAGTAATGAACGGATTAAGTACTGTGCAGCCGTGTACGCAGTGCGCAACTATTACGGTTTCTGTGCAAAGCAAGCAAGATGTTACTTGTGCTACACCTAATTCCGGCTCTGCTACTTTTTCTGCTACGGGAGCAACCGGAACGGTAACTTATACTTGGTCGCCATCAACCGGAAGTACTTCTGCTACAGCATCGGGCTTGGCAGCAGGTACTTACAATGTAACCGTTACTGATGGTAATAGCTGCACCGGAACCGGCTCTGTAACCATTGCTGCTCCGGCAGCACCTTCGTTGGTTTTAAGCAATCCGGTAAACCCCGGTTGTGGTCAAAACAACGGTAGTGTAAGCGCTACAT